CTGGTCTGGTAGCCCACATCCTTGGGGCGGGTATCCCACCAGCGCACGAACTCCCGGGCCACCGCATCCAGTCCCGCGTCGTGGTGCAGTGTCCCGTGCTCGGCCGCGGCGAGGGCGACTCCGACGGCCATCGCGGTGTCGTCGGTCCACTCCCCCGGTTCCCAGCGCGGCGATCCGCCGCCCCGCATCTCGATCACCGAATCCGGTGCCGGATAAGTGAATTCGTAGCCCGCGCCGAGTGCGTCACCGGCGGCGGTCCCCAGCAGCACCCCCGTCGCCCGATCCCGCTGGTCCGCATCCCATTCCACCGGCACGATCCTCTCCCCTCGCTGACGCCTGCGCCGATTATCGCCCGTGGCGCCCCCAGCTCCCCCCGTCGCACCCGTCAGCGATCCGGAATCGCACCGTCATCGGGCCCCGGCGTCACGGTATCGGTCTGTTCGGGAAGCAACGGCAGCACCGCGAACGCGCCGGCGGCGGCATCGGGCGGCAAGGCCTGCACACTGCGGACCGCACTGTGTGCCGCCAGTGCGCGCAACTGCGCCAGGGTGCCGCGCACCACCAGATTCACCGCGCACGGACATCCGGCGCGCAGGCGGGCGGCCAGGACCGCGGCGATACGCCGCGACCGATCGTCGTCGGCCTGAACATGATCCATCGCACCGGCGGCCGCCGCCTGCGCCGCGCGCGCCGCGGCGGCGCCGGCCGGCACCGGAACCGTGATCACCGGCGTATACACCCGATCGATCGGCACGTGATAGAGCAGTTGCGAGATCCGCGGTCCCGCGACCACGTCGACGACATCGTCGGTGCCGAGCCCGGTCCGCAACGTCACCAGCGCCCAGCGTGCTGCGGCGTCATCACCGGACAGCGATTCGCGCGCACGGTCGAGGTAATCCGCGACCGGCTCCCCGGAATCGGGTCCGAGCCGGTCGGTGCCGAGCACCGACGGCCGCGGCGGCCGGGCCCAGCCGAGTACGACGACCGTGATCAGCAGCGCCACCACGACCACGAATCCGGCCGCGGCCCACCACCTCCCGCGCGCTGTCACCGTCCTCGCCACCACCGGTCAGACCGCGCGCAGGACATCCAGCGCATGTGTCAGGTCGTCGGGATATTCGCTGGTGATCTCGATCCAGCGCCCGTCGGCCGGATGGGCGAAGCCCAGACTGCGCGCATGCAGCCACTGCCGCTGCAGGCCCAGCCGGTCGGCCAGCCGCGGATCGGCGCCGTAGGTCAGATCACCGCAGCAGGGGTGGCGGATCGCGGAGAAGTGCACTCGGATCTGGTGGGTGCGACCGGTTTCGAGATGGATGTCGAGCAGACTCGCGGCCTGGAAGGCCTCGACCGTGTCGTAGTGGGTGACACTGGGCCGGCCGTCGGCGGTGACGGCGAATTTCCAGTCGTTGCCGCGGGCGCGGCCGATCGGCGCGTCGATGGTGCCGCTGGAGGGATCGGGATGCCCCTGCACCAGCGCGTGATAGCGCTTGTCCACGGTGCGCTGCTTGAACGCCCGCTTGAGCATGGTGTAGGCGTGCTCGGACTGGGCCACCACCATGACCCCGGAGGTCCCGACGTCGAGCCGGTGCACGATGCCCTGGCGTTCGTGCGCGCCGGAGGTCGAGATGCGGTATCCCATCGCGGCCAGCCCGCCGACGACGGTCGGTCCGGACCATCCGACGCCGGTGTGCGCGGCGACCCCGACCGGTTTGTCGACGGCGACGATATCGTCGTCGGCGTAGAGGATGTTCATGCCCTCGACCGGGGTGGCCTCGACCGTCAGTTCCCGCTTGGGTTCGGGGAACTCCACCTCCAGCCAGGCGCCGGCCACGAGCCGATCGGATTTTCCGGCCGCGACACCGTCGATCTGGACCGAGCCGTCCTCGGTGAGCGTGGCGACCGCGGTCCGCGACAGGCCCAGCAGGCGCGAGAGCCCCGCATCGACCCGCATACCGTCCAGACCGTCGGGAATCGGCATGGCGCGCGTCTCCCTCATGCGCCCGCCTCCTCGTCACCGTCGCTGTCACCGGAACGGGTGCCGTCGGGTTCGAAACCGAAGACCGTCAGCACGACCAGCAGAATCGCGCCGCAGACGATCGAGGAATCGGCGACGTTGAAGACCGGCCACCATTTCGTGACGGCGATGAAGTCGATCACGTGTCCCTGCAGTGGACCGGGCGAACGGAACAGCCGGTCCACCAGATTGCCGAGCGCGCCGCCCAGCACCAGGCCCAGGCCGACGGCCCAGCCCAGCGACCGCAGTGTGCGGCCGATCCGGATCACGCCGATGACCACCGCGACCGCGATCAGGGTCAGCAGCCAGGTCATCCCCGTGGCCATCGAGAAGGCCGCACCGGAATTGCGGATCAGCGTCAGCCGCACCAGGTCACCGATGATCGAAATCGGTTCCCCCGGCGTCATCTTCGCCACCACCAGTGCCTTGGTGCCCAGGTCGGCGAGCAGTACGACGGCCGCGATCGCCAGCAGCCACGGCAACCGGCGCGGGAAGGCCGAGGCGGCGCCCGTGGAACCGTCGGGCGTGTCGGAGCCGGGCTCGGCGACCTCGCCACCCGGCTCGGCCGCGTCCCCGCCGGGGCCGGCACCGGTTTCGCGGCCGCCGGATCCGCTGTCGTTCCGGTCCGCCGCGGTCTCGTGACCAGGGTCGTCGGAGTCTTCGAGGTGTTGCTCACGCGGCCGGTCCGTATTCACAGCTAGACATCATTCCTCATGCCGCCGGCATCCCGACGCGGTGCTGTCGCCCGGTGCCCGCGGGCGGGGTTGTCAAAGCTGTTTTTCAGGAACCGGTCGTACCCTGTTCGGCGTGACGGTGTTGTCTTCCCACTCCTGCGACTCGGTGACCGGTCCGCGCCCTCCGGGGGCGCCGGGCCGGCTCCCGAACCCGCGTACCGTGCGCTCGGGAGTGCTGTTGATGGTGCTCGCGGTCACCCTGTCCGCACTCGGCGTCGGTTGCGGTGACAGTACCGAGGCCACCAGTGACGCCGAGGTCGAACCGTCCGGGTTCGGCAAGGAGGTCACCATGCCGATCGCCGCGGCGGTCGCGACCGTGGTCGCGCCGGGCGAGGAGCCGCGCGCCCCGCTGCGACCGGCCGTGCCGCGCGGGACCACCCAGCAGGTGACGCTGCGGACCGATCACCACATCGACGAGCAGATCAACGATCAAGCGGTCCGGAGCTTCTCACCGGCCGCGGTGACGATCCCGCTCACCGCCGACGCGAGGTCCGACGGCGTCGATCTGGTACTCGGCACGGCCACCTCGACCGATCCGGGACTGGATCATCAGCTGCTCTCCGCCGACGGTTCCCACGCCGGACTCGAGTTCACCGAACTCGGTGCGATCACCGCACTGCGGATGGCGCCGGCGCCGTCCACTCCCGACGCCGCGCGCGCCGCCATCGAACAGGCCTTCTACCAAGCGGTCTACGAGGCGATCGCCTTCCCCCACGATCCGGTCGGCGAGGGCGCGGTGTGGACCGTGCATCAGCAGGTGTCGGGTCTGGTCCCGCTGGATCAGACGACGACCGCGACGCTCACCCGGCGCAACGGTAATCTGCTGACCATCGATCTCGACATCAGCCAAGCACCGAAATCGCCCACCTGGCAGCTGCCGAACAACTCCGGCGCCCTCGACATCGTCGATTACCTGATGCACGGCAGTGGCACCATCACCGTGGATCTCGGACTGCCGCTTCCGGTTTCGGGTGCGATCACCATCGGAGGCAACCAGTGCTACCGCGACCCGCACACCGATGTACTGGTGCGACAGGACGTCCGGACGCAGGTGCAATGGGGCGAATGACCCGAGCCGCCGTCGTGCTCGCGGGGGTCGTCGCCGGCGTGAGCGCATGCGGGAATCACGATCAGTCGTTGCCGGCGCTGCCCTCGACGGTGGCCGCGCCACCGATCACCGCTCCCGCGGTCACCGATTCCGAGGTGCTGCGCGCGCTGCTGCTGGGGCCGGCCGATATGCCCGCCGGTTTCACCCAGCTCGACGATGCCGCACCGGGCAACGGGCCCACCCCACAGGATCGCTCGCGCACCGAACCCGCCGAATGCGCGAAAGTGCTGGCGCCGGTGGCGGATCTGTACGCCGGGCCCACCGCCCGCAGCGCGGCCCACTACTCCTCCCCCAACTTCGCGAGTATCGATATCGATATCGCCAGTTACGCCGACGGTGGCGCGGCACAGGCCTTCTCCGCGGTCCAGAAACTGGCGCACGCCTGCGGTAGTTACTCCGGCACCGACGCCGACGGCACGTCGGTCTCCTACCGGCTGGGCGGGCTGTCCCAGCCCGCCGCCGGTGACGCCTCGACCTCGTTCCAGGTCCGCACCACCAGCGAAGGGATGTCGCTGTATTCGGCGGCGACCGTCGCGGTGGTGGGCAGCACTATCGTGCAGATCGCCGAAACCTCACCGGCACAGGTCGAGCCGAACGCACTGCGGGATCTCACCGATAAGCAGATCCGCCGGATGACCGGCGCCACCGGGCCCTAGAACTACACCTAGTTCGGTACCCGCCGCGGGATGCCGGCCGCGTCGGCTCGGCACCTCCGGGCGCCCGGCCTCACCCCCACGCGGTGTTGATGTGACCGGGATTCCACATCCCGCCGCGAGTCTCGCGAGTGACCGAGGGTACGGCCGCGGTCGCGGTGGTGTCGCGCGGCGTCAGCCGCTGCAACTCACCCCAGTCCCGGCGCCAGTCGTCCTTCAGGTAGGTGGCCAGCGTCTGCGAGCTCAGCAACTGCTGACTCCAGCCCAGCGGGCCACCGCCCTCGTGACTCTCCCACAGTGTGGTGTCGTGTGCGGCGGTCCGGTCGGGCAGGATCCGCCAGCCCGGGGCCTGCGCGATCCCGTCACGATGATCGTAGGGCCGCTGGCACGGGAACTGCAGTCCCACCGCCCAATCCAGGAGCACCGGGTTGTGCGAGCCGACCATGTCCTGCAGCGTGGTGGTGCGCGGAATCCGTGGCGGGGTCAGCGCCACCCACTGGTTCGGATCGCGGCTGGTGTCGTCGGCGACGACACGGATCACATCGGCCCGGGCCGGGATCTGATCCAGCGGCACTCGCAGATTCCGCCACGACGGGGACGGCCCGATATCCATCGGGACGACCGACCCCAGCGTCCGGGCGCCGGTCGGTGAATCGCTGGTGCCGTATTCGATTTCGACCTTCTGCCCGGGTGAGACGACGCCGTCCTTGTCGATGGAACGGATGCGCCCGGCCGCGGTGACCGCCACGATGCCGGTGCGCTCGGCCGGATCGGGCAGCCGGTACCAGCCGGTGGTCAGGTGCGCCGGATCCTGCTCACCGGCGGTGCCCAACTCGGGTGTGGTCCGCGAATCGAGGCCGAACGGCAGTGGCGCGCCGGCGGTCTGGGTACCGGCCTCGCTCTGGTTCTTACCGCTGTCGAAGGCGCTGGAGATACTGCTGCTGTTGGTCGGCTCGCCCTCGGGCGTCAGGTCACCGACACCGTTGGGCACGAATCCGGCGGCCCCCGCGGTGAACGCCGACTGGGGATCACCGGTGAGCGGCGCCAGCATCGACGCGTTCGGATCGGTTTCGACGAGGACGTCGTCGGCCAGCCCGCACGGCTCACCCAGCACCGCATCGATATTCGAGCGGGCCAGCGAGAACGCCGGGTACTGGGCGACGGCGCCCTTGGCGAACGAGGCCATCTCGAAGACCACCAGCAAAGCCGCGGCCACGGTCAGCGGCGGGATCTTCGCCCAGCGCCAGCCGATGCGCGAAACGCGGTGTGGCGTACCGGGTTCGGGAGCCCGCACATGCCACCATCCGGCCAGCGCGAGCAGCAGCACGGCGACCACCAGGAAGAGCTTGCTGAGTCCGAACCCGTGCACCGAGGGTGGCTTGTCCCACCACGGGATGCCGTAGCTGGAGACGTACCACCATTCGTTGACACTGGTGAAGATCTGCGCCATCACCAGTGCGACCACCGCGCCGAACAGCGCGCGGTTGCGTGGTGAGCGCATCACCCGCGGGCCGACGGCCACCGCGGTCAGCACCGCCACCGCCCCGGCGAGCCCGGCGTAGACGCCGTTGTGGTGGGTGAATTTGGTCGGTGTGGTGGCCATCAGCAGCATCGACGCGAACGTGATGCCGAGCAGACGCCGGGCGGGCCCGCCCGCGGTGAACGGAATCCGGCCGCCCTTGCGCAGCAGGACGAATACGCAGACCAGCAGGCCCAGCCACATCGCGACCATGCCGAAGCGGCGGCCGATCGAGCCGTCCGCGGTCGGCATGAACAGCCACTGATAGTTCAGATAGTCGTTGTACCAGGGGTCCGACGGCCCGACCGCGGTGTGCACACGCCGCATCTCGAACATCGCGGCCAGCGGCTGCACCGCGAACGCGAAAGCCAGCACCAGCGCTCCGGCGGCGGCCAGCGGCGCCAGGAGCGCACCGTAACCGCGCAGCACCGCCCACCGGGAGCGGCGCCCACCGGTGGCCGGATCGGCGGCCAGCTCACGCGCCCGCGCGCTACCGAAGCGGAAGACGGTGCGCATGCCCGCCAGCAGCGGCGCCACGCAGATCACACCCGAGGGCGCGGCCGTGAAACTGAAGGCCGCCACCAGGATCGCGATCGCGTACGGCAGCAACCGCCGGGTCGCGATCGCGCGTTCGACGAAACACCAGGTCAGCAGAACGCAGACCGCGATGACCGGCTCCGGCCGCAAGCCGTTGTTGTAGGGCAGCCACACCGCCAGGAAGATCAGCGCGCCGGTCCAGACCGCGACTCGGTCGTGGCGCACCGCCACCCCGAGCCGCGGGATCACCTCCCGGCTCAACGCCAGCCAGGTCACCACACCGGCCAGCAGCGTCGGTATCCGCATCCACGGACTGGCGGTGCTGATCTCGGTCATGTGGGCGATGATGTCGTACGGCGGTGTGCCGACCGGATTTTCGGGCACGCCGAAGAATCGGAAGTAGTTCGCCATATAGCCCGAGGCCAGTGACGCGCGCGCCATACCGAACTGATAACCGTCGTCGGAGGTGGTCGATCCGATGAAATGCCACACCACGAGGCTGCCGAGCACCACGGCGTCGACCACGCCGAACGACCACCACCGCTGCGGCAGCCAGCGCCGGACCCGGCGGCCGTCGAGCCGGTCCAGGCGGAACAGCGCGGCCAGCGCGATGAGGGTGAACACCACGGCCAGCACCGTGGCCACCCGCTTGATCATGGTGGGCACCACCGAGAATCGGCTGTCGACCTGGGCGGTGACGCTGGTCCCGGCCGCCGCGGTCAGATCGCTGTAGACGCCCACCAGCTGAGGACGCCAATCCCCCTGCAGTGTCACCGGTTTCACATCCGTGCCGGTGAAAGTCGCGGTGGTGTGCGAGATCTCGGAGTGCACCGTGAGGACGCAGCCGGCACCCAGCCGATCGACCGGCACACTGGCGAGGGACTGATTGCGCAGCACCGCCTCGAACTGCCCCGGTTTACCGTCGGTTCCGGGCCGCACCCGGGCGACGAAGCCGTACCTCTCCCGATCCGGTGCGCCCGCGGGCATCGTCGAGGTCAGCGTCGTGCCCTCGACGGGCAACTGCGATACCGCGGCGCACGGAACGGTGGCATCGAAGGTCAGCGGCGCGTACGACACCAGCGGGGCATCGATCCCGCGGGTCGATCCCCGCTGCGGCCACGACAGCGTGGTGTGGTCGACCTGGACCGGCAGCAGCGGCACCGCGATGGCGCACAGGGCGCCCAGCAGTCCGGCGATGAGTGCGATCGGCTGGGCCCAGCGAGCGAATCGTGACCGGTCGACCCGGTGTCCCTGTCCTGCAGCGGGCGCGTCGTCCGCCCTCACCATCGTGTCGGTCACGGACGCAGATGCTAGCGCGGGCCCCACGAGGCGAACGAAGTCGTCCGACCTTTCTCAGTCTTTGTTTAGATTCCCCGCACTCACGCCACGGCGAACCGCCACGTCATCGCCGTGTCGAACGAAGCGGGGCCGGCGTCCCGCAGGAGCGCCGGCCCCGCGACGGGGATTACCGAACCTATTCGCACGC
The genomic region above belongs to Nocardia spumae and contains:
- a CDS encoding RluA family pseudouridine synthase; amino-acid sequence: MRETRAMPIPDGLDGMRVDAGLSRLLGLSRTAVATLTEDGSVQIDGVAAGKSDRLVAGAWLEVEFPEPKRELTVEATPVEGMNILYADDDIVAVDKPVGVAAHTGVGWSGPTVVGGLAAMGYRISTSGAHERQGIVHRLDVGTSGVMVVAQSEHAYTMLKRAFKQRTVDKRYHALVQGHPDPSSGTIDAPIGRARGNDWKFAVTADGRPSVTHYDTVEAFQAASLLDIHLETGRTHQIRVHFSAIRHPCCGDLTYGADPRLADRLGLQRQWLHARSLGFAHPADGRWIEITSEYPDDLTHALDVLRAV
- the lspA gene encoding signal peptidase II, giving the protein MNTDRPREQHLEDSDDPGHETAADRNDSGSGGRETGAGPGGDAAEPGGEVAEPGSDTPDGSTGAASAFPRRLPWLLAIAAVVLLADLGTKALVVAKMTPGEPISIIGDLVRLTLIRNSGAAFSMATGMTWLLTLIAVAVVIGVIRIGRTLRSLGWAVGLGLVLGGALGNLVDRLFRSPGPLQGHVIDFIAVTKWWPVFNVADSSIVCGAILLVVLTVFGFEPDGTRSGDSDGDEEAGA
- a CDS encoding arabinosyltransferase domain-containing protein — protein: MVRADDAPAAGQGHRVDRSRFARWAQPIALIAGLLGALCAIAVPLLPVQVDHTTLSWPQRGSTRGIDAPLVSYAPLTFDATVPCAAVSQLPVEGTTLTSTMPAGAPDRERYGFVARVRPGTDGKPGQFEAVLRNQSLASVPVDRLGAGCVLTVHSEISHTTATFTGTDVKPVTLQGDWRPQLVGVYSDLTAAAGTSVTAQVDSRFSVVPTMIKRVATVLAVVFTLIALAALFRLDRLDGRRVRRWLPQRWWSFGVVDAVVLGSLVVWHFIGSTTSDDGYQFGMARASLASGYMANYFRFFGVPENPVGTPPYDIIAHMTEISTASPWMRIPTLLAGVVTWLALSREVIPRLGVAVRHDRVAVWTGALIFLAVWLPYNNGLRPEPVIAVCVLLTWCFVERAIATRRLLPYAIAILVAAFSFTAAPSGVICVAPLLAGMRTVFRFGSARARELAADPATGGRRSRWAVLRGYGALLAPLAAAGALVLAFAFAVQPLAAMFEMRRVHTAVGPSDPWYNDYLNYQWLFMPTADGSIGRRFGMVAMWLGLLVCVFVLLRKGGRIPFTAGGPARRLLGITFASMLLMATTPTKFTHHNGVYAGLAGAVAVLTAVAVGPRVMRSPRNRALFGAVVALVMAQIFTSVNEWWYVSSYGIPWWDKPPSVHGFGLSKLFLVVAVLLLALAGWWHVRAPEPGTPHRVSRIGWRWAKIPPLTVAAALLVVFEMASFAKGAVAQYPAFSLARSNIDAVLGEPCGLADDVLVETDPNASMLAPLTGDPQSAFTAGAAGFVPNGVGDLTPEGEPTNSSSISSAFDSGKNQSEAGTQTAGAPLPFGLDSRTTPELGTAGEQDPAHLTTGWYRLPDPAERTGIVAVTAAGRIRSIDKDGVVSPGQKVEIEYGTSDSPTGARTLGSVVPMDIGPSPSWRNLRVPLDQIPARADVIRVVADDTSRDPNQWVALTPPRIPRTTTLQDMVGSHNPVLLDWAVGLQFPCQRPYDHRDGIAQAPGWRILPDRTAAHDTTLWESHEGGGPLGWSQQLLSSQTLATYLKDDWRRDWGELQRLTPRDTTATAAVPSVTRETRGGMWNPGHINTAWG